The Hyphomicrobiales bacterium DNA window CCGCCTTCTTTGACCGATAGTGAAACGTCAGAATTGGCCTTCACACCACCGAAAGATTTGGAAACACCGCTTACATCAATAATCGTACTCATTCGGCTGCCTCAAACTCTTTTTGGTCAACACGAATGCCGAACCATTCTGGTTTCTTGGTTTTTAACCAGCCCATGAGGCCATCTTGGAAATAGACCACTGTGACAACAATCAAGAACCCAAGGGCGACCCACTGCCATCCGAGGAAATAGCTCCATGTCACTTCCTTGATGACATGGAATAAGATCGCACCAATGATTGGCCCCCATAGCGTTCCCTTGCCGCCAAGCAGCACGCAAACCACCATGAAGATGCCGAGGTTGATTGTTTGGTACGCCGTTTCAAGCGGCTCAAAACTGATCAATTGGAAGGCTGATATACCGCCGACAATGCCAACGAAGAAGGCCGCCATTGCCCATGTGATGAGTTTATAACGAAGGGTGTGGATGCCCATTGCTTCGGCTTTTTCTTCATCATCACGAATGGCGTTCATGGCCGCGCCGAAGCGGGTTTTATAAAGCCAATTTAGGAAGGTGAATAAGACAACGCCGGTTATGGCAAAGGCGTAATAGATGAAGATCTTGCCATCATCCAGATCACCTGGATAGACCGGAAGCACGATGCCTTGACCGCCGCCAACCCATTCCCAGTTTGAGACGAGCTCACCTGCTGCAATAGCAACGCCGAGTGTACCAATCGCGAAGTAGGGGCCGCGTAAACCGAAGGTTAAATAGCCGACGATGAAGGCTGAAATGGCGCAGAAAAATCCAGCAAATAGTGAGCCGAATATAAAGCCCGTGAAATATTGTTGGTCGGTAAAGTCAAACCGACCACCGCCAAAAGCACTGGTGTAATCGCCAACATCATAAACCAGCGATATCGCAAAAACGGCGGCGGCATACATGCCCGTGCCGTAGAAGAAGATATTGCCGAGCGAATTATACCCCATCTGTCCGCCCGTCATGTCCCATGTCATGGCGACGATGATGAACAGCCAAAGCGTGGCGAGCTGTGTGGTGAAATTTGGAAACCAGAATGGAGCCACGATGATGAAGATCAACAAGACGCCATGCAGGAAAGGTTTTGGATTGTTTTTGTAGGTTTGTAACATGCCTGAACCCTCCTATTGTAACACTTGGCGATTGCGGCGTTGCTGCAATAACCGCACGATTAAAACGAGCAGCAAGATGATGACCGCGATTGCTTGTTGGTAGCCAATGCCAAAGATATGACCGCCATATTGTTCTGCTGCACCAATGCCAAGACCTGCTGCGATAACACCTGGTAAATTGCCAAGGCCCGCAGCGGTGACGACCACAAAGGCGCGTATTGAGTAGGTGATGCCGTAGAAGGGTTGAATGACCCATACCATCACGATGATCGCGCCAGCGGCTCCGCAAATGGCAGAGTTAAGTGAGAAGGTGAAAGCGTAGACTTTTTCAGTGTCGATACCGAGCACACGGGCAGCGCGCGCGTCTTGTGCTGTTGCGCGGATGGCTTGGCCCATGCGGCTATTCTTCATGAATAAGACGACACCGAGCGCGAGGGCGCTGGCCATCAAAACGCCAAGTACTTTTGCCATGGGTAGTTGAATGAAACCGTCGGCAAATTCGAGAACGGGCATATCAAGCGTTAGGCTTTGGGTGTCGGAGCCAAACATCAAATTCATGATTTGCGCCATCATAATAGCAAGGCCGAAGGTTGCGAGGAGGGAGGTGAAGAGGTCGCGCTCAATGACGCGAGAAATGACCAATTTATAGGTTGCCCAGCCAATGCCCCACATCACCACGAAGGCGACTGGAACACCCAGCAGCGGATGCATGCCGATGTTGTTGACAAGCCACCAAGAGACATAGCCGCCTGCGATCACGAAGTCGCCTTGTGCGAGGTTTTTGACATTCATCACCCCCCAAACAAGAGCCAGACCGTAGGCTGCAAGCGCAAACAATGCACCAATCATCAGCCCTTCAATAATGATCGCTAAATTGACGACCGGAAATTCGATGAGTAGGCCAATATTGCCTAATATTTGATCCATAAACCCTACCTTTGGAAAAGGTTTGCCCCCGTTCAAACGTCTTAAAACGCTTGTTACGGAATGATTATAAATATCCGGAGAGTGAAACCAGACGCTGCTTGTGAGCGTCTGGTTTTGTGTTTAGTTG harbors:
- a CDS encoding branched-chain amino acid ABC transporter permease; its protein translation is MLQTYKNNPKPFLHGVLLIFIIVAPFWFPNFTTQLATLWLFIIVAMTWDMTGGQMGYNSLGNIFFYGTGMYAAAVFAISLVYDVGDYTSAFGGGRFDFTDQQYFTGFIFGSLFAGFFCAISAFIVGYLTFGLRGPYFAIGTLGVAIAAGELVSNWEWVGGGQGIVLPVYPGDLDDGKIFIYYAFAITGVVLFTFLNWLYKTRFGAAMNAIRDDEEKAEAMGIHTLRYKLITWAMAAFFVGIVGGISAFQLISFEPLETAYQTINLGIFMVVCVLLGGKGTLWGPIIGAILFHVIKEVTWSYFLGWQWVALGFLIVVTVVYFQDGLMGWLKTKKPEWFGIRVDQKEFEAAE
- a CDS encoding branched-chain amino acid ABC transporter permease, which produces MDQILGNIGLLIEFPVVNLAIIIEGLMIGALFALAAYGLALVWGVMNVKNLAQGDFVIAGGYVSWWLVNNIGMHPLLGVPVAFVVMWGIGWATYKLVISRVIERDLFTSLLATFGLAIMMAQIMNLMFGSDTQSLTLDMPVLEFADGFIQLPMAKVLGVLMASALALGVVLFMKNSRMGQAIRATAQDARAARVLGIDTEKVYAFTFSLNSAICGAAGAIIVMVWVIQPFYGITYSIRAFVVVTAAGLGNLPGVIAAGLGIGAAEQYGGHIFGIGYQQAIAVIILLLVLIVRLLQQRRNRQVLQ